From Haliotis asinina isolate JCU_RB_2024 chromosome 8, JCU_Hal_asi_v2, whole genome shotgun sequence, a single genomic window includes:
- the LOC137294151 gene encoding RPA-related protein RADX-like, which produces MAADSNFDSFSILKELEDAIRIAELNNTGLRTEDFIVLCINRYLADPEYTKQTNSDTSQVLDVHDITLADTSTKRKLLLSNNLNFYVQQNKLRVGSTVCLTKCKVRFDETDLQAESLIIIEELHVTGQKTAEDFIDSYDLPWFPESNVRQTGSIPIASGRGSYVSVWTSNDVVIPESEDTVPAQNDLDEPLTLDLCSIKEMATRWGRIQSAKPPVLVRVVRKARLLNYAKPDKTEKWPYQHHLLVCDKSGYCTLVLWNVVCLKYLKQIKEGSILMLRNFTVKRSFSINYQWHIQDNGLDIYPIDLNINAHHPKGEILILNNRSLPRLLRLAELKYRLVTRNQLSSLPDNVVCDIAGVVVYVGRVEREATRGRTQGDSGGFWLRRWVHIRDHTHDKPFILQMYRGQDSVFDSLKPHQVVMCRHVRVRHNLASLSHSRQHRHVYVTTTAVSQCVTTQHALSPSVRAWMINLSRRLTDMELDMSVGGYFSYPPLPHSFAEFKSHYPNITITPCSAWREALERSSFMQHIRLYTQAKLAAVKFHGLETTTAQQKQKKKQKVDPLETVVNPDTHQNIERFDSLGDHEVVDGHLCPVYYNRGDKLAWINLPPTDQPKPEVGGPKFQEPEEMFVITWQGLNNHVLLHSLRDVSCVDFPKRTDFADFLEGKYDTEMNEEGSEVSAQTVRQLLHSAENYGSQRFLVVLDLYRDSDTHVEVVLNRAYVL; this is translated from the exons ATGGCGGCAGACTCAAATTTTGATTCTTTTAGCATCCTGAAAGAACTGGAAGATGCCATAAGAATTGCGGAACTGAATAACACAGGACTCAGGACGGAAGACTTTATT GTCTTGTGTATCAACCGTTACTTAGCAGATCCTGAGTATACGAAACAGACCAACTCGGACACAAGTCAAGTTTTGGATGTGCATGACATCACACTTGCTGACACCTCAACAAAGAGGAAATTGCTGCTGTCTAATAACCTAAATTTCTATGTACAACAAAATAAG TTGAGAGTTGGAAGCACAGTGTGTCTTACCAAGTGTAAAGTAAGATTTGACGAGACAGATTTACAGGCAGAAAGTCTTATCATCATTGAAGAACTTCATGTCACAGGACAGAAAACTGCTGAGGACTTCATTG ATAGTTACGATTTACCATGGTTTCCTGAGTCTAATGTACGACAGACAGGTAGCATACCCATTGCCTCTGGGAGGGGGTCTTATGTGAGTGTATGGACTAGCAATGATGTTGTTATACCTGAGAGTGAAGATACAG TTCCAGCCCAGAACGACTTGGATGAACCACTGACCCTTGACCTTTGTAGCATTAAGGAGATGGCCACTAGGTGGGGTCGCATTCAGTCTGCCAAACCTCCGGTTCTAGTCCGAGTTGTCCGCAAGGCACGTCTTCTCAACTATGCAAAACCTGATAAAACAGAGAAGTGGCCATACCAG CATCACTTGCTGGTGTGTGACAAGTCAGGATACTGCACTCTTGTGTTGTGGAATGTTGTCTGTCTCAAATACTTGAAGCA AATAAAAGAAGGATCCATTCTGATGCTGAGAAATTTTACAGTGAAGAGGAGCTTCTCCATAAATTACCAGTGGCATATACAAGACAATGGCCTAGACATTTACCCTATAGACCTTAATATAAATGCTCATCATCCAAAAGGAGAGATTTTGATCCTCAACAACAGAAGTTTACCACGTCTTCTTCGCCTGGCAGAGTTGAAGTATCGATTAGTAACAAGAAATCAACTTAG TTCACTGCCAGACAACGTagtgtgtgatattgctggtgtggTGGTATATGTGGGACGTGTGGAGAGGGAAGCTACAAGGG GTCGGACACAAGGTGACAGTGGTGGCTTCTGGCTCAGGAGGTGGGTCCACATCCGTGACCACACCCACGACAAGCCCTTCATCCTCCAGATGTACAGGGGGCAG GATTCTGTGTTTGACAGCCTCAAGCCCCACCAAGTAGTGATGTGTCGACATGTGAGGGTTAGACACAACCTTGCCTCCCTCAGTCACTCTCGCCAACACAGACACGTCTATGTCACCACTACTGCAGTGTCGCAG TGTGTGACCACCCAGCATGCCTTGTCTCCATCCGTCCGAGCATGGATGATCAATCTGTCTCGCCGTCTCACTGACATGGAGTTGGACATGTCCGTGGGTGGTTATTTCTCCTATCCTCCTCTACCCCACAGTTTTGCTGAGTTCAAGTCCCATTATCCAAACATCACG ATTACCCCATGCAGTGCGTGGAGAGAAGCCCTGGAAAGATCCAGCTTCATGCAACATATACGACTCTATACACAGGCTAAGTTAGCTGCTGTCAAGTTCCATGGGCTGGAAAC AACAACGgctcaacaaaaacaaaagaaaaaacag AAAGTTGACCCTTTGGAAACAGTTGTGAATCCTGACACACATCAGAACATTGAACGCTTTGATTCTCTGGGTGACCACGAAGTGGTTGACGGTCAtctgtgtccagtatattataACAGGGGAGACAAACTTGCCTGGATCAACCTCCCACCTACTGACCAGCCAAAGCCAGAAGTTGGAG GGCCAAAATTCCAGGAACCTGAAGAAATGTTTGTGATAACTTGGCAAGGCCTCAATAATCATGTTCTATTACATTCGCTGAGAGACGTTAGCTGCGTTGATTTCCCAAAACGTACAGACTTTGCTGATTTCTTAGAAGGGAAATATGACACAGAAATGAATGAGGAAGGATCAGAAGTGTCGGCACAGACTGTCCGCCAGCTCCTACACTCAGCAGAGAACTATGGCAGTCAGCGGTTCCTGGTGGTGCTGGATCTGTACAGAGATTCCGACACACATGTTGAAGTTGTGCTCAACAGGGCATACGTGTTGTAG
- the LOC137293949 gene encoding uncharacterized protein: MGSNSNSAPPVNNALLPDIYNKLDADLQERTRVINTQLDKRLSMQERVLNKYRRAAERLYNEEAIRVRQDLVKINKKLPAIGNIRNFCLGYISRKKKHHRKRKGIPEERIEMPFCERHFIHHLPTKKKFYKQPTPTPPPPPGDAELGVNGVPGGVAAENGLDPKGGSVATDTDGVGTDVSLGVMSDVQLKPMEPRRVLPASR, encoded by the coding sequence ATGGGGTCGAATTCCAATTCGGCTCCACCAGTGAATAACGCTCTGTTACCGGACATTTACAACAAGTTGGATGCAGATTTGCAAGAGAGGACGCGTGTAATTAACACTCAGTTAGACAAACGACTGTCAATGCAAGAGAGGGTCCTAAATAAGTACCGGAGGGCGGCCGAAAGGTTGTACAATGAAGAGGCCATTAGAGTCAGACAAGATCTtgtcaaaatcaacaaaaaactACCAGCTATCGGCAACATTAGAAACTTTTGTTTAGGATACATTTCGAGGAAGAAGAAACACCACAGGAAAAGGAAGGGCATTCCTGAAGAGAGGATAGAAATGCCATTCTGTGAACGCCACTTTATTCATCATCTTCCAACTAAGAAGAAGTTTTATAAGCAGCCAACGCCAACTCCCCCTCCTCCGCCAGGTGATGCAGAATTAGGAGTGAATGGTGTGCCCGGTGGAGTTGCTGCAGAGAACGGGCTTGATCCAAAAGGAGGGAGTGTGGCGACCGACACCGATGGAGTTGGAACCGATGTTTCACTTGGTGTGATGTCTGATGTGCAATTGAAGCCAATGGAACCAAGGCGAGTTTTGCCAGCATCACGGTGA